From the Candidatus Atribacteria bacterium ADurb.Bin276 genome, one window contains:
- the lacF_2 gene encoding Lactose transport system permease protein LacF codes for MMKKKQSPDLNYGIVFILPAILFLSITSLIPLAYSLGVSFTNLNLLRPGQPIQFVGLQNYSTGIRDGEFLTAAWNTILIVSVSLGLQLLIGLMLSLILSQERKGFRLWQTILLIPNIIAPVVVGVLWRLMFNPDYGIFKLGLAQIGIDKPWLQHPIWAKVAVIIVETWTWTPFVMLTLIAGLKSLSDTPFEAARIDGASGLQIFRYITMPLLKPVIAVTLLLRLMDAFKMFDSIYVLTYGGPGLATEVLSLRIYKKGLKYFDITEASAQSWIFLICIFVISYIIAKKFVQVEKRIE; via the coding sequence ATGATGAAGAAAAAACAATCTCCCGACCTAAACTATGGAATTGTATTTATCTTGCCAGCAATTCTTTTTTTGAGCATTACTTCTCTCATTCCGCTTGCTTATTCCCTTGGTGTAAGTTTTACAAATTTAAACCTTTTACGACCTGGACAACCAATTCAATTCGTTGGACTACAAAATTATTCAACTGGTATTAGAGACGGAGAATTTCTCACCGCTGCTTGGAATACCATATTAATTGTTTCAGTATCCTTAGGCCTCCAACTATTAATAGGTTTAATGCTTTCTCTCATTCTTTCCCAGGAGAGAAAAGGTTTTCGTCTTTGGCAAACAATCCTACTTATCCCAAATATTATTGCTCCAGTGGTAGTGGGTGTTCTTTGGCGTTTAATGTTCAACCCTGATTATGGTATTTTCAAGTTGGGTCTTGCCCAAATAGGTATTGATAAACCATGGCTTCAACATCCAATATGGGCAAAAGTTGCGGTAATTATAGTTGAAACTTGGACTTGGACTCCTTTTGTTATGCTAACGTTGATTGCAGGATTGAAATCTTTATCTGATACCCCTTTTGAGGCAGCTAGAATAGATGGGGCCAGTGGTCTTCAAATATTTCGATATATCACCATGCCTCTCCTCAAACCAGTTATTGCTGTTACGTTGCTATTAAGGTTAATGGATGCCTTTAAAATGTTCGATTCCATTTATGTTCTTACTTATGGGGGACCGGGTTTGGCTACTGAAGTTTTAAGCCTTCGAATATATAAAAAAGGCTTAAAATATTTCGATATAACAGAAGCCTCCGCTCAATCTTGGATATTTTTAATTTGTATTTTTGTAATATCCTATATAATTGCTAAAAAATTTGTACAGGTTGAAAAAAGGATAGAATAA